In Thermotoga sp. KOL6, the DNA window AGTGGTAGGTGGAGACGGCACAATGCTCAGAGCAGCCAAAAAAGCAGCAGATGGGACTCCTTTGGTTGGTTTCAAAGCGGGAAGACTTGGTTTTCTGACTTCTTACACCCTCGAAGAGGTAGATCAATTTCTCGAAGATCTGAAGAACAAGAGCTTCCGCGAAGAATTGAGATGGTTCATACGTGTAGATAGCGAGTTAGGTTCTCATTTGGCTTTGAACGATGTCGTAATGGAAAGGGATTTGAGCGGAAAAATGGTGGAAATAGAGGTGAACGTAGAACACCATTCCTCCATGTGGTTTTTTGCAGATGGCGTTGTAGTATCTTCTCCCACAGGTTCAACAGCGTACTCTCTGTCCATTGGTGGACCCATAATATTCCCGGAATGCGAAGTGTTGGAAATCTCACCGATCGCCCCACAGTTCTTTCTAACGAGAAGTGTGGTGATACCTTCCAATTTCAAAGTGGTAATCGACTGTCAAAGAGAAATCAATTTGCTGGTCGACGGTATGATGCTAGGAAAAACCAAGAAGGCCATTGTTCAAAAAGCAGATAGATACATCAAGATACTGCGCCCTACTAAATACGATTATGTAACAGTGATCAGAGATAAATTGGGCTATGGGAGGCGTATCGAGTGAATAAATTGCTGAACGAAAGGGTTGAAGAATTTAAGAAAGGTGTCCTAAAAGCGGGTTGGTTCATAGAAAAAATGTTCAGAAATTCCATATCTGCTCTCATCGAAAGGAATGAATCACTCGCGAGAGAAGTGGTTGCCGATGAAGAAGTTGTCGATCAGATGGAGGTAGAGATTCAGGAAAAAGCCATGGAGATATTGGGACTCTTCTCACCAATCGGGAAACCTCTTTTGACAGTGACTGCAGGGATAAGAGTAGCAGAACTCATAGAAAACATAGCAGACAAATGCCATGACATAGCAAAGAACGTGCTCGAACTGATGGAAGAACCTCCCTTGAAACCTCTCGAAGATATTCCTACTATGGCGAATCAAACATCGGAAATGTTGAAATTCGCCCTTCGAATGTTCGCGGATATAAACGTGGAAAAATCCTTTGAGGTTTGCAGAATGGATTCAAAAGTGGATGATTTGTACGAAAAGGTGAGAGAAGAACTTTTACTCTACATGATGGAGTCACCAAAGTACGTAAGAAGAGCCCTTCTCTTGCTCGAAATAGCAGGCTACATAGAGATCATCGCAGATTACGCTACAAACATCGTGGAAGTCTCAGTGTACATGGTTCAGGGAGAACCTTACAAGTGTTATCACGATGAGCTGCTTCTTTTCAAAAAATCCGGAGGGGTTCTCTTTGAAAGTACTGATTAAATACCTGATGAAACTCTCTGTTATTCCTTTTCTCGTTGGTCTAGCTGGATTCATAATCTTCGTCAGTATAGAGATACTCTACCAGCTCTCCGACTTGATAGTTCGTCACAGGGTGGGTATTGAGAAATTGTTTCTCCTTCTTTATTATTACCTACCTTACTTTGTTGCCATGGGTGTTCCCGTTGGGGTCCTTCTTGCTGTTTTCTGGGTTTTCTCGAAACTTTCGGAAGATAGAGAACTCATGGCTATTCAAGTCCATGGAATTTCCCAGAAAAATTTGATAGTCCCCTTCATCTTGTTAGGATCTTT includes these proteins:
- a CDS encoding NAD(+) kinase; the encoded protein is MKIAILYREEKRKEGEFLKNKISKEHDVVVFGEENVLDDVEADLIVVVGGDGTMLRAAKKAADGTPLVGFKAGRLGFLTSYTLEEVDQFLEDLKNKSFREELRWFIRVDSELGSHLALNDVVMERDLSGKMVEIEVNVEHHSSMWFFADGVVVSSPTGSTAYSLSIGGPIIFPECEVLEISPIAPQFFLTRSVVIPSNFKVVIDCQREINLLVDGMMLGKTKKAIVQKADRYIKILRPTKYDYVTVIRDKLGYGRRIE
- the phoU gene encoding phosphate signaling complex protein PhoU, whose amino-acid sequence is MNKLLNERVEEFKKGVLKAGWFIEKMFRNSISALIERNESLAREVVADEEVVDQMEVEIQEKAMEILGLFSPIGKPLLTVTAGIRVAELIENIADKCHDIAKNVLELMEEPPLKPLEDIPTMANQTSEMLKFALRMFADINVEKSFEVCRMDSKVDDLYEKVREELLLYMMESPKYVRRALLLLEIAGYIEIIADYATNIVEVSVYMVQGEPYKCYHDELLLFKKSGGVLFESTD